DNA sequence from the Sediminibacillus dalangtanensis genome:
GCCCTCGATTTTGGCAAAGGAATAGGTTCGACTTATCACGCGGCATACAGAAAACACCAGCCTCGCTAAAAGACGCGAAGGGTGGAGACAGGTGTGATTATTTGCTTTAGCGAAAGATAGAATTGCGCTGCAACGATCAAATGTTTAGTAGATGCATCCTTTTGCATGTAAAAGATACAACGTCGATGTGCCTCCATTTCTCCCTTTCTTAAACAAACGTTTGATCAATAATCTCGGAACCCAGCTATCTTTCCTTTCGGTTGAAGGAAATAGTCATTTTTAATGAAACCTCTGGAAAGGCAGATACGTACATGAAAGAAGAACGCATTACAAATGGAGGTGTCCAGTAAGTGGCAGTAGAGCCGGCAATGAAGTTAATCGATTTAAAGAAAGATATCGGTAAAAAGCAAATAATCAAAGGGTTGACGTTTGATATAAACCCAGGCGAAGTGTTCGGTTTTCTTGGACCAAATGGAGCAGGAAAAACAACGACAATCCGGATGATGGTCGGATTGATGAAAATCAGCGAAGGGGATGTGTTGATCAAAGGCAGCAGTATCAAGTCCAACTACAAGGATGCTATTCGACATGTGGGAGCAATCGTGGAAAACCCGGAAATGTATCCCTTCATGAGCGGTTGGAAAAACCTTCTCCATTATGCAAGAATGATGCCTGGCATTACCGAGGAGCGGATCAAGGAAGTTGTTTCATTAGTAGGGTTGGAGAAGCCGATTCACGAAAAAGCCGGTAGATACTCTCTTGGAATGCGCCAACGGTTAGGTATCGCCCAAGCCTTGTTGCATCGACCGTCGGTTTTGATTTTAGATGAACCAACCAACGGACTCGACCCGCATGGCATTAGAGAAATCCGTCAGTATATCCGGACTTTGGCGGAAAAAGAAAACGTGGCCGTCATTGTCTCCAGTCACCTGCTTTCCGAAATAGAAATGATGTGCGACCGCATCGGCATTATAAAAAACGGGGATCTTGTCGCAATCGAAACAGTCAAAGCGCTGACAAAAACAGACGAAGATATGATACATATTGAGGCTGTGCCGCTTGACCGGGCAAACGAGCTTCTGCGCCAGACGTTACAGCTCGAACCAACCATGGAAGGCGATCATATCAAACTGACAGCGAAACGTGAGGAAATTCCGAGCATTGTAAAATGTCTTGTACAAGGGCAAGTGGACGTATTTGGTGTACAAGTGCAACGCTCGACACTTGAAGATAAATTTTTAGATGTGATTGGGGAGAATGCGATTGAGTAATTTTTTCAGGCTCGTCTATAACGAGCAAGCGAAGCTTTTTGCCAGAAAGTCTACCTGGATCATGTTCGGCATCCTTGCAGCTATCATCCTTGGTGTAGCCATTCTCGGTAAAACAGTAGGAGATGTGGACGAAGCACAGTATGGTGATGACTGGCGGCAGCAGTTGGAGCAGGAAAATGCCGAAATTGCCGAGGGAAGCAGTGAGGAGGATGTCGCCAATCATTGGGGGATACAGGAAAACAACTATTATCTGGACAATGACATTAAACCTTTAGAGTACGATGCGTGGCAGTTTGTGGTGGAAAATGTGATGTTGTCCGCTCTGTTGAGTCTATTCACCATCATTGTAGCAGCAGGCATCATTGCCCACGAGTTTCGGTGGGGAACGGTCAAACTTTTGTTGATCCGGCCGGTTGCCCGGACAAAAATCTTGTTTGCTAAATATGCATCTGTTTTGTTGTTTGCCTTTACATCGCTTGTGTTTTTGCTTGTGTTTTCCTGGATTACCGGGGCGGTATTTTTTGGGGTCAATGGTGCCAACCCTTTGCTGGTGATCCAAAACCAAGGTGATTATACGCAAATAGCTGCTTGGGCAGAGATGGGCCGATCTTATGGATTGCAATTGATCAATCTGGTGATGATGGCCACTTTTGCATTTATGATTTCCTCGATTTTCCGAAACAGCGGCTTGGCGATTGGGTTTGCGATTTTCCTGATGATGGCCGGGAACTCGATCATAGGCTTTTTCATGCAATACGATTGGGCCAAATATATTTTGTTTGCAAACACAAACTTGGAGCAGTATTTTAGAGGAACACCGTTGATTGAAGGCATGACGTTGTCATTTTCGATCGGTGTTCTGATCGTTTACTATGTTATTTTCATGGTCCTGTCCTGGTTGTTTTTCACAAAACGGGACGTAGCGGGACACTAAAGAATTCAAAAAGAGGAGGAATTGGAAATGAAACGAACGGCAGAAATTGTACTTGGGGTTATCGGGGCTATCCTGTATGCTCTTTTCACGTTTTTCGGGATAACGCTAATGACGTTGAAAAATAACGATGATTTTGTACAGGAAATGGAAAATATGTTTGCAGAACAGGGTATGGAGAATATGGGAAGCATCTCTGAAATGATTTCCGGCGGTAGCTGGTACTTGATCATTATTTCGCTGCTGGCCATTATTC
Encoded proteins:
- a CDS encoding ABC transporter ATP-binding protein is translated as MKLIDLKKDIGKKQIIKGLTFDINPGEVFGFLGPNGAGKTTTIRMMVGLMKISEGDVLIKGSSIKSNYKDAIRHVGAIVENPEMYPFMSGWKNLLHYARMMPGITEERIKEVVSLVGLEKPIHEKAGRYSLGMRQRLGIAQALLHRPSVLILDEPTNGLDPHGIREIRQYIRTLAEKENVAVIVSSHLLSEIEMMCDRIGIIKNGDLVAIETVKALTKTDEDMIHIEAVPLDRANELLRQTLQLEPTMEGDHIKLTAKREEIPSIVKCLVQGQVDVFGVQVQRSTLEDKFLDVIGENAIE
- a CDS encoding ABC transporter permease; this encodes MRLSNFFRLVYNEQAKLFARKSTWIMFGILAAIILGVAILGKTVGDVDEAQYGDDWRQQLEQENAEIAEGSSEEDVANHWGIQENNYYLDNDIKPLEYDAWQFVVENVMLSALLSLFTIIVAAGIIAHEFRWGTVKLLLIRPVARTKILFAKYASVLLFAFTSLVFLLVFSWITGAVFFGVNGANPLLVIQNQGDYTQIAAWAEMGRSYGLQLINLVMMATFAFMISSIFRNSGLAIGFAIFLMMAGNSIIGFFMQYDWAKYILFANTNLEQYFRGTPLIEGMTLSFSIGVLIVYYVIFMVLSWLFFTKRDVAGH
- a CDS encoding DUF4064 domain-containing protein, which gives rise to MKRTAEIVLGVIGAILYALFTFFGITLMTLKNNDDFVQEMENMFAEQGMENMGSISEMISGGSWYLIIISLLAIILGIVAIVLLKGNKKPKTAGIMLIITAVLSFVLFMGMSLIPAVLYLIAGIMALVRKPKTTITA